In Rosa chinensis cultivar Old Blush chromosome 1, RchiOBHm-V2, whole genome shotgun sequence, a genomic segment contains:
- the LOC112190273 gene encoding uncharacterized protein LOC112190273 isoform X3, translating into MFRRVAFLLLVGLLAWAYQATQPPPPKICGSPGGPPITAPRIKLRDGRYLAYKEHGVSKQVARYKIIFVHGFGSSRHDAVIATKTSPEVIEELGVHIVSFDRPGYGESDPDPKRTVKSLALDIEELADQLRFGSKFYVVGNSMGGQVIWSCLQYIPRRLAGATLYAPVVNYWWPGFPANLSTDAYYKQPPGDQWALRVAHHIPWLTYWWNTQKLFPSSSAIVRRPEIFSSQDLEIFRKIQASGIKTNRAHGKQQGVYESIHRDLMIGFGSWEFDPMEIENPFPNNEGSVHLWHGDEDRLVPVELQRFIVGKLPWIDYHELPGAGHFFAYDDGINEAMLKAMLTGEK; encoded by the exons ATGTTTAGGAGAGTCgcatttttgttgttggttggaTTGTTGGCATGGGCTTATCAGGCCACCCAACCGCCTCCTCCGAAGATTTGCGGTTCCCCCGGCGGCCCACCCATCACAGCTCCTAGAATAAAGCTAAGAGATGGAAGATATTTGGCCTACAAGGAGCATGGTGTATCAAAACAAGTGGCCAGATATAAGATTATCTTTGTTCATGGCTTTGGTTCTTCCAGACATGATGCAGTGATTGCAACCAAAACCTCACCA GAAGTTATCGAAGAGTTAGGGGTACACATTGTGTCTTTTGACAGACCAGGCTATGGTGAAAGTGATCCAGATCCTAAGCGAACAGTGAAGAGTTTGGCTTTAGATATAGAAGAGCTTGCTGACCAGCTCAGATTCGGATCCAAATTTTATGTAGTTGGAAATTCTATGGGCGGACAGGTTATCTGGAGCTGTCTTCAGTACATCCCTCGTAG GCTAGCTGGAGCTACACTGTATGCTCCTGTTGTCAACTACTGGTGGCCAGGCTTTCCTGCCAACTTGTCGACAGATGCCTACTATAAACAACCCCCCGGGGATCAATGGGCACTTCGAGTTGCTCACCATATACCATGGCTAACATACTGGTGGAACACTCAGAAATTATTTCCTTCATCAAGCGCTATAGTTCGTAGACCAGAGATTTTCTCCAGTCAGGACTTGGAAATATTCAGGAAGATCCAGGCTTCTGGCATAAAAACTAACAGG GCACACGGAAAGCAGCAAGGAGTATACGAGTCGATCCATCGTGACCTGATGATTGGATTTGGGAGTTGGGAGTTTGACCCTATGGAAATCGAGAACCCATTTCCCAACAATGAAGGGTCCGTCCATCTGTGGCATGGTGATGAAGATAGGCTTGTTCCAGTTGAACTTCAACGCTTTATTGTGGGAAAGCTTCCATGGATTGACTACCATGAGTTACCAGGTGCTGGGCACTTCTTTGCATATGATGATGGTATAAATGAAGCTATGTTAAAGGCAATGCTGACTGGGGAGAAGTAG
- the LOC112190273 gene encoding uncharacterized protein LOC112190273 isoform X2, translated as MSCFLGKGIRMFRRVAFLLLVGLLAWAYQATQPPPPKICGSPGGPPITAPRIKLRDGRYLAYKEHGVSKQVARYKIIFVHGFGSSRHDAVIATKTSPEVIEELGVHIVSFDRPGYGESDPDPKRTVKSLALDIEELADQLRFGSKFYVVGNSMGGQVIWSCLQYIPRRLAGATLYAPVVNYWWPGFPANLSTDAYYKQPPGDQWALRVAHHIPWLTYWWNTQKLFPSSSAIVRRPEIFSSQDLEIFRKIQASGIKTNRAHGKQQGVYESIHRDLMIGFGSWEFDPMEIENPFPNNEGSVHLWHGDEDRLVPVELQRFIVGKLPWIDYHELPGAGHFFAYDDGINEAMLKAMLTGEK; from the exons ATGTCCTGTTTTCTG GGGAAAGGAATCAGGATGTTTAGGAGAGTCgcatttttgttgttggttggaTTGTTGGCATGGGCTTATCAGGCCACCCAACCGCCTCCTCCGAAGATTTGCGGTTCCCCCGGCGGCCCACCCATCACAGCTCCTAGAATAAAGCTAAGAGATGGAAGATATTTGGCCTACAAGGAGCATGGTGTATCAAAACAAGTGGCCAGATATAAGATTATCTTTGTTCATGGCTTTGGTTCTTCCAGACATGATGCAGTGATTGCAACCAAAACCTCACCA GAAGTTATCGAAGAGTTAGGGGTACACATTGTGTCTTTTGACAGACCAGGCTATGGTGAAAGTGATCCAGATCCTAAGCGAACAGTGAAGAGTTTGGCTTTAGATATAGAAGAGCTTGCTGACCAGCTCAGATTCGGATCCAAATTTTATGTAGTTGGAAATTCTATGGGCGGACAGGTTATCTGGAGCTGTCTTCAGTACATCCCTCGTAG GCTAGCTGGAGCTACACTGTATGCTCCTGTTGTCAACTACTGGTGGCCAGGCTTTCCTGCCAACTTGTCGACAGATGCCTACTATAAACAACCCCCCGGGGATCAATGGGCACTTCGAGTTGCTCACCATATACCATGGCTAACATACTGGTGGAACACTCAGAAATTATTTCCTTCATCAAGCGCTATAGTTCGTAGACCAGAGATTTTCTCCAGTCAGGACTTGGAAATATTCAGGAAGATCCAGGCTTCTGGCATAAAAACTAACAGG GCACACGGAAAGCAGCAAGGAGTATACGAGTCGATCCATCGTGACCTGATGATTGGATTTGGGAGTTGGGAGTTTGACCCTATGGAAATCGAGAACCCATTTCCCAACAATGAAGGGTCCGTCCATCTGTGGCATGGTGATGAAGATAGGCTTGTTCCAGTTGAACTTCAACGCTTTATTGTGGGAAAGCTTCCATGGATTGACTACCATGAGTTACCAGGTGCTGGGCACTTCTTTGCATATGATGATGGTATAAATGAAGCTATGTTAAAGGCAATGCTGACTGGGGAGAAGTAG
- the LOC112190273 gene encoding uncharacterized protein LOC112190273 isoform X1, translated as MHGTACQGKGIRMFRRVAFLLLVGLLAWAYQATQPPPPKICGSPGGPPITAPRIKLRDGRYLAYKEHGVSKQVARYKIIFVHGFGSSRHDAVIATKTSPEVIEELGVHIVSFDRPGYGESDPDPKRTVKSLALDIEELADQLRFGSKFYVVGNSMGGQVIWSCLQYIPRRLAGATLYAPVVNYWWPGFPANLSTDAYYKQPPGDQWALRVAHHIPWLTYWWNTQKLFPSSSAIVRRPEIFSSQDLEIFRKIQASGIKTNRAHGKQQGVYESIHRDLMIGFGSWEFDPMEIENPFPNNEGSVHLWHGDEDRLVPVELQRFIVGKLPWIDYHELPGAGHFFAYDDGINEAMLKAMLTGEK; from the exons ATGCATGGTACTGCTTGTCAGGGGAAAGGAATCAGGATGTTTAGGAGAGTCgcatttttgttgttggttggaTTGTTGGCATGGGCTTATCAGGCCACCCAACCGCCTCCTCCGAAGATTTGCGGTTCCCCCGGCGGCCCACCCATCACAGCTCCTAGAATAAAGCTAAGAGATGGAAGATATTTGGCCTACAAGGAGCATGGTGTATCAAAACAAGTGGCCAGATATAAGATTATCTTTGTTCATGGCTTTGGTTCTTCCAGACATGATGCAGTGATTGCAACCAAAACCTCACCA GAAGTTATCGAAGAGTTAGGGGTACACATTGTGTCTTTTGACAGACCAGGCTATGGTGAAAGTGATCCAGATCCTAAGCGAACAGTGAAGAGTTTGGCTTTAGATATAGAAGAGCTTGCTGACCAGCTCAGATTCGGATCCAAATTTTATGTAGTTGGAAATTCTATGGGCGGACAGGTTATCTGGAGCTGTCTTCAGTACATCCCTCGTAG GCTAGCTGGAGCTACACTGTATGCTCCTGTTGTCAACTACTGGTGGCCAGGCTTTCCTGCCAACTTGTCGACAGATGCCTACTATAAACAACCCCCCGGGGATCAATGGGCACTTCGAGTTGCTCACCATATACCATGGCTAACATACTGGTGGAACACTCAGAAATTATTTCCTTCATCAAGCGCTATAGTTCGTAGACCAGAGATTTTCTCCAGTCAGGACTTGGAAATATTCAGGAAGATCCAGGCTTCTGGCATAAAAACTAACAGG GCACACGGAAAGCAGCAAGGAGTATACGAGTCGATCCATCGTGACCTGATGATTGGATTTGGGAGTTGGGAGTTTGACCCTATGGAAATCGAGAACCCATTTCCCAACAATGAAGGGTCCGTCCATCTGTGGCATGGTGATGAAGATAGGCTTGTTCCAGTTGAACTTCAACGCTTTATTGTGGGAAAGCTTCCATGGATTGACTACCATGAGTTACCAGGTGCTGGGCACTTCTTTGCATATGATGATGGTATAAATGAAGCTATGTTAAAGGCAATGCTGACTGGGGAGAAGTAG